A part of Pseudoliparis swirei isolate HS2019 ecotype Mariana Trench chromosome 8, NWPU_hadal_v1, whole genome shotgun sequence genomic DNA contains:
- the LOC130197692 gene encoding myosin-7-like gives MGDAQMAAFGPAASFLRKSDKERMEASTRAFDIKRECFIPDPVEEFVKATISSRDGDKVTVETQRGKTVVVKDTDIMQQNPPKFDKIEDMAMLTFLHEPAVLFNLKERYAAWMIYTYSGLFCVTINPYKGLPVYNQDVVVAYRGKKRAEAPPHIFSISDNGYQYMLADRENQSILITGESGAGKTVNTKRVIQYFASIAAGGMKKDPNAKDKGSLEDQIIQANPALEAFGNAKTIRNDNSSRFGKFIRIHFDARGKLASADIETYLLEKSRVTFQLKAERDYHIFYQILSNKKPELLEMLLITNNPYDYAFISQGETQVTSIDDSDELIATDDAFDVLGFTQEEKNSIYKLTGAIMHHGNMKFKTKQREEQAEADGTEAVDKVAYLMGLNSADIIKGLCHPRVKVGNEWVTKGQTVAQVNYSIGALAKSIYEKMFMWMVIRINQRLETKQPRQYFIGVLDIAGFEIFDYNTFEQLCINFTNEKLQQFFNHHMFVLEQEEYKKEGIEWTFIDFGMDLQACIDLIEKPMGIMSILEEECMFPKASDATFKAKLYDNHLGKSANFQKPRVAKGKPEAHFALMHYAGTVDYNINNWLVKNKDPLNETVVGLYQKSNLKVLSLLFVNYAVSDSDGAEGKKETRKKKGSSFQTVSALHRENLNKLMTNLRSTHPHFVRCIIPNETKTPGAMENPLVMHQLRCNGVLEGIRICRKGFPNRILYGDFKQRYRILNPAAIPDGQFMDSRKGAEKLLGSLDIDHTQYKFGHTKVFFKAGLLGLLEELRDERLSKIISGIQARSRGLLSRIEYLKMVERREALLVIQWNVRSFMGVKNWSWMKLFFKIKPLLRSAESEKEMANIKEEFLKLKEAYAKSEARRKELEEKMVSLLQEKNDLQLHVQAEQDNLCDAEERCEGLIKNKIQMEAKAKELSERLEDEEEMNAELTAKKRKLEDECSELKKDIDDLELTLAKVEKEKHATENKVKNLVEEMATQDEIIAKLTREKKALQEAHQQTLDDLQSEEDKVNSLTKAKTKLEQQVDDLEGSLEQEKKVRMDLERAKRKLEGDLKLTQEIAMDLENDKQQLEERLKKKDFEVSQLNSKIEDDQAIIIQLQKKLKELQARVEELEEELEAERAARAKVEKQRADLSRELEEISERLEEAGGATSVQIEMNKKREAEFQKLRRDLEEATLQHEATAATLRKKQADSVADLGEQIDNLQRVKQKLEKEKSELKMELDDVVSNMEQIVKSKTNLEKASRTLEDQMNEYRNRSDESQRSLNDFTTNKAKLQSENDELSRQLEEKESLVSQLTRGKCSYNQQLEDLKRQLEEEIKAKNALAHAVQSSRHDCDLLREQYEEEQEAKAELQRGMSKANSEVAQWRTKYETDAIQRTEELEEAKKKLAQRLQDAEEAVEAVNAKCSSLEKTKHRLQNEIEDLMVDVERSNAAAAALDKKQRNFDKVLSEWKQKYEECQCELESSQKEARSLSTELFKLKNSYEETLEHLETMKRENKNLQEEISDLTEQLGEGGKTVHELEKLRKQLEQEKSEIQSALEEAEGSLEHEEGKILRAQLEFNQIKADMERKLAERDEEMEQTKRNLQRTIDTLQSSLEAETRSRNEALRLKKKMEGDLNEMEIQLSQSNRQAAEAQKQLKAVHAHLKDAQLQLDDSLRCIDDLKENNAMVERRNNLLVAELEELRSALEQTERGRKLAEQELLDVSERVQLLHSQNTSLINHKKKLEADTCQLQSEVEEAVQECRNAEERAKKAITDAAMMAEELKKEQDTSAHLERMKKNMEQTIKDLQHRLDEAEQIALKGGKKQVQKLEARVRELENEVEGEQKKSSEAVKGIRKYERRIKELTYQTEEDRKNVARLQDLVDKLQLKVKAYKRSAEEAEEQANVHLGKFRKQQHELDEADERADIAESQVNKLRVKSRDAGSKKGFDDE, from the exons ATGGGGGACGCACAGATGGCTGCGTTCGGGCCGGCGGCCTCGTTCCTGAGGAAGTCGGACAAGGAGCGCATGGAGGCCTCCACGCGGGCCTTCGACATCAAGAGGGAATGCTTCATCCCGGATCCCGTGGAAGAGTTCGTGAAGGCGACCATCTCTAGCCGCGACGGAGACAAGGTCACCGTGGAGACGCAGCGCGGGAAG ACTGTGGTGGTCAAAGACACCGACATTATGCAACAGAATCCTCCAAAGTTTGACAAGATCGAGGACATGGCCATGTTGACCTTCCTCCACGAGCCCGCCGTGCTGTTCAACCTCAAAGAGCGTTACGCGGCGTGGATGATCTAC ACCTACTCGGGGCTCTTCTGTGTGACCATCAACCCCTACAAGGGGCTGCCGGTCTACAACCAGGACGTGGTCGTCGCCTATCGAGGGAAGAAGAGGGCGGAAGCTCCTCCTCACATCTTCTCCATCTCTGACAATGGCTACCAGTACATGCTGGCag ACCGCGAAAACCAGTCAATCTTGATCAC TGGAGAATCTGGTGCAGGAAAGACTGTCAACACAAAGCGAGTCATCCAGTATTTTGCAAGTATTGCAGCTGGAGGCATGAAGAAAGACCCCAATGCAAAGGACAAG GGTTCCCTGGAGGATCAAATCATTCAGGCCAACCCTGCTCTGGAGGCCTTTGGTAATGCCAAAACCATCAGGAATGACAACTCTTCCAGATTT GGTAAATTCATCCGGATTCATTTTGACGCCAGGGGAAAGTTAGCCTCGGCTGATATTGAAACAT ATCTTCTGGAGAAGTCCCGTGTGACCTTCCAGCTCAAGGCTGAGAGAGATTACCACATCTTCTACCAGATTCTGTCCAACAAGAAGCCAGAACTCCTGG aGATGCTGTTGATCACAAATAATCCCTATGACTACGCCTTCATCTCTCAGGGGGAAACTCAAGTCACCTCCATTGATGATTCCGATGAACTGATAGCAACAGAT GATGCCTTTGACGTTTTGGGCTTTACTCAAGAGGAAAAGAACTCCATTTACAAGCTGACCGGTGCCATCATGCATCACGGCAACATGAAGTTCAAGACCAAGCAGCGGGAGGAGCAGGCGGAGGCCGACGGCACCGAAG CCGTCGACAAAGTCGCATATCTGATGGGCCTGAACTCCGCCGACATCATCAAAGGTCTCTGTCACCCGAGAGTCAAAGTAGGAAACGAGTGGGTCACCAAGGGACAAACTGTTGCTCAA GTGAACTATTCCATTGGAGCTCTAGCCAAGTCTATCTATGAGAAGATGTTCATGTGGATGGTGATAAGAATCAACCAAAGACTGGAGACCAAGCAGCCTCGTCAGTACTTCATTGGTGTTCTGGATATTGCCGGATTTGAAATCTTTGAT TACAACACCTTTGAGCAGCTGTGCATCAACTTCACCAATGAGAAGCTGCAACAGTTTTTCAACCACCACATGTTTGTGCTGGAGCAGGAAGAGTACAAGAAAGAGGGCATTGAATGGACTTTCATAGATTTCGGTATGGACTTGCAGGCCTGTATTGACCTGATTGAAAAG CCCATGGGTATCATGTCCATCCTTGAAGAGGAGTGCATGTTCCCCAAAGCCTCTGATGCCACCTTCAAAGCAAAGCTCTATGACAACCATCTGGGGAAATCTGCCAACTTCCAGAAGCCCAGAGTTGCCAAAGGAAAACCAGAGGCCCATTTTGCCCTGATGCACTACGCTGGAACTGTTGACTATAACATTAACAACTGGCTGGTGAAGAACAAGGATCCCCTGAACGAGACCGTTGTAGGACTCTACCAGAAGTCTAATCTCAAAGTGTTATCTCTTCTCTTTGTAAATTATGCTGTGTCTGATTCAG ACGGCGCAGAAGGCAAAAAAGagacaaggaagaagaagggatCATCGTTTCAGACTGTGTCTGCTCTTCATAGG GAGAACCTCAACAAGCTGATGACCAACTTGAGGTCTACTCACCCTCACTTTGTGCGCTGCATCATCCCCAATGAGACCAAGACTCCCGGGGCCATGGAGAACCCTCTGGTGATGCACCAGCTGCGCTGCAACGGTGTGCTGGAAGGCATCAGGATCTGCAGGAAGGGCTTCCCCAACAGGATCCTCTATGGGGATTTCAAACAGag ATATCGCATCCTGAATCCTGCTGCCATCCCCGATGGACAGTTCATGGACAGCAGGAAGGGAGCTGAGAAACTTCTTGGGTCTCTGGATATTGATCACACTCAGTACAAGTTTGGACACACAAAG GTGTTCTTCAAGGCTGGTTTGCTGGGTCTGCTTGAGGAGCTGAGAGACGAGCGTCTCTCCAAAATCATCTCTGGTATTCAAGCCAGATCTCGTGGTTTGTTGTCTCGTATTGAGTATCTGAAGATGGTGGAACGCAG AGAAGCATTACTAGTGATCCAATGGAATGTCCGTTCATTCATGGGGGTCAAGAACTGGTCCTGGATGAAGCTCTTCTTCAAGATCAAACCTCTGTTGAGATCAGCTGAATCAGAAAAAGAGATGGCCAACATTAAGGAAGAATTCCTGAAGCTGAAAGAGGCTTACGCAAAATCTGAAGCTCGTAGAAAGGAACTAGAGGAGAAAATGGTCTCTCTTCTTCAAGAGAAGAACGACCTGCAGCTCCATGTCCAAGCG GAGCAAGATAACCTCTGTGATGCTGAGGAAAGATGCGAGGGGCTGATCAAGAACAAGATTCAGATGGAGGCAAAAGCCAAAGAGCTGTCTGAGAGactggaggatgaggaggagatgaatgCTGAGCTGACTGCTAagaagaggaagctggaggacgAGTGCTCTGAGCTGAAGAAGGACATCGATGACTTGGAGTTAACTCTGGCTAAAGTGGAGAAAGAGAAGCATGCCACCGAGAACAAG GTGAAGAACCTGGTCGAAGAGATGGCTACTCAGGATGAAATCATTGCCAAGTTGACGAGGGAAAAGAAAGCTTTACAGGAAGCTCACCAGCAAACGCTGGATGATCTGCAGAGTGAAGAAGACAAAGTCAACAGTCTGACGAAGGCCAAGACCAAGCTGGAGCAGCAAGTGGATGAT CTTGAAGGATCTCTTGAGCAAGAGAAGAAGGTTCGAATGGACCTTGAGCGAGCCAAGAGAAAGCTGGAGGGCGACTTAAAGTTGACCCAGGAGATTGCGATGGATTTAGAAAACGACAAGCAGCAACTGGAGGAGCGCCTGAAAAA GAAAGACTTTGAGGTCAGCCAGTTGAACAGCAAAATTGAAGACGACCAGGCCATAATCATTCAACtccagaagaagctgaaagagctGCAG GCTCGTgtagaggagctggaggaagagCTGGAGGCAGAGCGAGCTGCCCGAGCCAAGGTGGAGAAGCAGAGGGCAGACCTGtccagagagctggaggagatcagcgagaggctggaggaggccggCGGAGCGACGTCCGTCCAGATCGAGATGAACAAGAAGAGGGAGGCCGAGTTCCAGAAACTCCGCAGGGACCTGGAAGAGGCCACTCTGCAGCACGAAGCCACCGCCGCCACGCTCCGGAAGAAACAAGCCGACAGTGTGGCCGACCTCGGGGAGCAGATCGACAACCTGCAGAGGGTCAAGCAGAAactggagaaggagaagagtgaGCTTAAAATGGAGCTGGATGACGTGGTCTCCAATATGGAACAAATAGTAAAGTCTAAG ACTAACTTGGAGAAGGCCAGCAGAACTTTGGAGGatcaaatgaatgaatacagGAACCGGTCTGATGAGAGTCAGAGATCCCTGAATGACTTCACCACCAATAAAGCCAAGCTTCAATCTGAGAATG ATGAGCTTTCAAGGCAGCTGGAGGAGAAAGAATCTCTTGTTTCTCAGCTTACCAGAGGAAAGTGTTCCTACAATCAACAACTTGAAGATTTAAAAAGACAACTAGAGGAGGAAATAAAG GCCAAGAATGCTTTAGCCCACGCGGTGCAGTCCTCTCGCCACGACTGCGACCTGCTGAGGGAGCAGtacgaggaggagcaggaggccaaGGCCGAGCTGCAGCGCGGCATGTCCAAGGCCAACTCGGAGGTGGCTCAGTGGAGGACCAAGTACGAAACTGATGCCATCCAGAGAACCGAGGAACTGGAGGAGGCCAA GAAGAAGCTGGCCCAGCGGCTGCAGGACGCCGAGGAGGCCGTCGAAGCGGTGAACGCTAAGTGTTCGTCTCTGGAGAAGACCAAACACAGGCTGCAGAATGAGATCGAAGATCTCATGGTGGACGTGGAGAGGTctaatgctgctgctgctgctctggacAAGAAGCAAAGGAACTTTGACAAG GTCCTGTCTGAGTGGAAACAGAAGTATGAAGAGTGTCAGTGTGAACTGGAGAGCTCTCAGAAGGAAGCCCGGTCTCTGAGCACCGAGCTCTTCAAGCTCAAGAACTCCTATGAAGAAACTCTTGAACATCTGGAGACCATGAAGAGGGAGAACAAGAATCTGCAGG aggagattTCTGACCTCACCGAGCAACTCGGCGAGGGAGGGAAAACCGTCCACGAGTTGGAGAAACTGCGTAAGCAGCTGGAGCAGGAAAAGAGCGAGATTCAGTCCGCCCTCGAGGAGGCCGAG GGTTCTCTGGAGCACGAGGAGGGCAAGATCCTCAGAGCCCAGTTGGAGTTCAACCAGATCAAAGCCGACATGGAACGGAAGCTCGccgagagagacgaggagatggaGCAGACCAAGAGGAACCTGCAGAGGACGATCGACACCCTGCAGAGCTCTCTCGAAGCCGAGACTCGCAGCAGGAACGAGGCTCTCcgtctgaagaagaagatggagggagaccTCAATGAGATGGAGATCCAGCTGAGTCAATCCAACAGACAGGCAGCGGAGGCCCAGAAGCAGCTCAAGGCTGTCCACGCACATCTGAAG GATGCTCAGCTCCAGCTGGACGACTCTCTTCGATGCATCGATGATCTCAAAGAGAACAACGCCATGGTGGAGAGGCGCAACAACCTGCTTGTGGCTGAGCTGGAGGAGCTCAGGTCTGCTCTGGAGCAAACGGAGAGAGGTCGCAAACTTGCTGAGCAAGAGCTGCTGGACGTTAGTGAAAGGGTGCAGCTACTGCACTCTCAG AACACCAGCCTGATAAATCACAAGAAGAAGCTGGAGGCAGATACATGCCAGCTTCAAAGCGAAGTGGAGGAGGCGGTGCAGGAGTGCAGAAATGCCGAAGAGAGGGCCAAGAAGGCCATCACCGACGCCGCCATGATGGCAgaggagctgaagaaggagCAGGACACCAGCGCTCACCTGGAGCGCATGAAGAAGAACATGGAGCAAACCATCAAAG